ACGGATGGTCCAAGGTCGCATCGACTGTCGGTCGCGTGAATCATTGCCAGATACTTTCATGAGCCGTCTCCCATCGATGTTCCGAATGCTTTCCCGGGATGTTAAAATTCAATCGCAAACGTTGTCTGTCTTTGAAAGAAAGATGCCAACACTTCCTCGAATCGATTCCTGTCCGGTCACGATCCTCCCGAGCCACGACAACCCGTTGACACATCAATAATTCTTGCGAACGCTTTCCGGAACCGGCGGAAGGCGCCGTCCGATAAACCGGGCAAATGTCGTCCAATCGTCTATTATGATGGTTAACCGTCATCGGTTGGTCCATGTTCGACAAATGTATGACACTCATGGCGCCATAAACGCGCCATTTCGTCATTATTTCACCAGCACCCACCATGAAACGGGACACCCGCGGGATTATCGAAATTATGGCATTATTATTGCTTGTCAAACAAACGTCGGACAATTGTCGGATACAACGAGAACCCAAAGGGTTCCATTTCAAGACGAACAGCAATGAGGGGAAGTCCATGACAAGAAATCACTGCAACGATCTTGACCTGAAGGACCATTGCCGGATGGCTCCGGGTGGCTCCGGTCGCATATTGATCATCGATGTCGATGCCGGATTTCGGCAACGAATGAACCAGGTATTGAGTGCCGATGGTTTCGAGGTTTTCGAAAACGATACCTGCGAAGACCTGGACCTGTTATTGTCCGAGACCGCGCCCGATCTGTTGATCCTCGAAGCGCTCATGCCCAATGTGGATGGATTCACTGCCTGCGAGGCCTTGAGTCAGCATGCCAATACACGGCGCATCCCGGTCATCATGGTCACCTCCCTGGAAGACTGCGACATCATCGACTGGGCCTTTGAGCTTGGGGTATTCGATTTCATGACCAAGCCGGTTCACGAAACGATCCTGCGCAATCGGATTCGGGTGTTGATCAACCAGGTGCGCGAGACCAGTGAATATCAAAACGATCACAGCAAGATGATGTCGCGGGTGGAGGAATATGAAGCACAACTGCGCAAATTCAAGAACCTGTTCCGGGAAGAACTGATCGAACACAAACGGACCCGGCGTCTGGTCAACCATTTCAAGCAGGTGTTTCATTCCCATGATCCCCTGCGCAAAAAGTTGACCGCTGGCGAACATCCACAAAGCTGAAATTTCGAGGATATCCGGCATGCCCGTTGCTCAACGGATCGCTTTCATCAAAACGGGCCGGTGAACTCCGGATTGGGCTGATCGCGGTGACCGCGCCAACGCAATTGTTCGCCGATTTCCCTGACGGGAAGGGGACGTCCCAGAAGAGAAACGATCCCAAGACCGATCGATTCGGCGTCGGGATAATAATCGCAGGTCAGGGCAGGGGCGGTGGCGGCGGGCCGGTCGGGCAGGGCGATCCGGAGCGGAGCCCCCTTGAGCGATGAAAAGGCCCCCTCCACTGTTCGCGCCACGACCTCCGCCCCCATTCCCAAGGTCGTCCAGCCGGTATCGGCCACCAGCAACCATCCCGTCTGCCGCACCGATTTCAGGACCGGTTCCATGTCGAGCGGTTGGACGACACGCATGTCGATGACCGTGGCCTCGATTCCGAACCGGGCAAGGACCTCCGCCGCCTTGAGCGATTCGAGCACCATGTGGGAAAAGGCGGCGATGGTGACATCCCTGCCTTCACGCACCGTCCGCCCCCGGTCCAGGGCCACCCGATAGGCCTCTTCGGGAACATGACCCTGGATTCCATGCAACCAGCGATGCTCCAGAAAGATGACGGGATTGGGATCATCGATGGCGGCAAGAAGCATCCCCTTGGCATCCTGGGGCGTCACCGGCATCACCAGTTTGATACCTGGAATGTGGCCGAACAACGCCTGAAGGCTCTGCGAATGTTGTGGTCCCTGCCCCCAGCCGCGACCGATCAAGGTCCGCACCACCATGGGGACCGGTTGCCGGAACAGGTAATGCCATTTGGCCGCCACGTTGGCCAACGGATCCATGGCCAGGTAAAGAAAATCGACCCGTTGATGGACCATGATCGGTCGCAACCCCCCCAGGGCGGCGCCGATGCCAATTCCGGTCATTCCGTTTTCCGAAAGCGGCATGTCCATGACCCGCTCGGGACCGAACAGGTCCCGCAATCCCTGGGTCGAACCGAAAATCGCCTTGGGGTCGGGAACCCCTTCGCCGATGATGAACACCTCGGGACAGGCGGTCATCGCCTGAAGGGTCGCCTCGCGGATGGCTTGAACATAGGTCAGGGGACGTTCCCGGATCATGGGTGGCGCCGCCGCGGGCAATGCCGCAACCGGAGCGAATACCCCAAGGACCGCCTGCGCCGCATCGGGATGGGTCCCATTCCGGCCACGGATGAACGCCGCCTCCACCTCCGCCGCCAATTCCCGGCGCACTGCGGCCAACGTTTCCCCGGCAATCCCACGTTCGCGCAAACGTCGTTCCGTCAGACCCACGGGGCAACGGTCACGCCAGAGGGCGATCTCATCCAGGTCACGATACCCCAGGGCATCATCATTATTGGGTCCACAATGTTCCAACACCCGGTAGGTAAAAAATTCCAGAAAGGAAGGACCGTCCCCCTCCCGGGCCTGGGCGACCGCCTGTCGCGTCGCCTCCCAGACCGCTTCCACATCATTGCCATCCGCTTCATGCACGTTCAACCCATGGGCCCGGGCCACGCCGCCAAGCGAGCGGTCGGGCTGCCGTTCTCCCAGTCCGGTATAGACCGCGCACCGATTGTTCTCGCAAACGAAAAGGACGGGAATCTTT
This genomic window from Magnetococcales bacterium contains:
- a CDS encoding response regulator, with product MTRNHCNDLDLKDHCRMAPGGSGRILIIDVDAGFRQRMNQVLSADGFEVFENDTCEDLDLLLSETAPDLLILEALMPNVDGFTACEALSQHANTRRIPVIMVTSLEDCDIIDWAFELGVFDFMTKPVHETILRNRIRVLINQVRETSEYQNDHSKMMSRVEEYEAQLRKFKNLFREELIEHKRTRRLVNHFKQVFHSHDPLRKKLTAGEHPQS
- a CDS encoding dehydrogenase, with protein sequence MSDMSIALLRSLHRDMLRIRLTEEEIVRRFWDDGQSMRCPIHLCIGQEAVAVGVCAQLEVRDGVFGAHRSHGHYLAKGGDLDALVAELHGRVEGCCAGRGGSMHLIDRRAGFMGATPIVGATVPLAVGAAWAEQRRGTGAIAVVFFGDGCFEEGVLHESMNFAVLKKIPVLFVCENNRCAVYTGLGERQPDRSLGGVARAHGLNVHEADGNDVEAVWEATRQAVAQAREGDGPSFLEFFTYRVLEHCGPNNDDALGYRDLDEIALWRDRCPVGLTERRLRERGIAGETLAAVRRELAAEVEAAFIRGRNGTHPDAAQAVLGVFAPVAALPAAAPPMIRERPLTYVQAIREATLQAMTACPEVFIIGEGVPDPKAIFGSTQGLRDLFGPERVMDMPLSENGMTGIGIGAALGGLRPIMVHQRVDFLYLAMDPLANVAAKWHYLFRQPVPMVVRTLIGRGWGQGPQHSQSLQALFGHIPGIKLVMPVTPQDAKGMLLAAIDDPNPVIFLEHRWLHGIQGHVPEEAYRVALDRGRTVREGRDVTIAAFSHMVLESLKAAEVLARFGIEATVIDMRVVQPLDMEPVLKSVRQTGWLLVADTGWTTLGMGAEVVARTVEGAFSSLKGAPLRIALPDRPAATAPALTCDYYPDAESIGLGIVSLLGRPLPVREIGEQLRWRGHRDQPNPEFTGPF